The uncultured Desulfovibrio sp. DNA window GACACCGCCCCTGCCAGCCCATCTATGCCCTGACGCCGGACCCCATCACCTTCAAGGCGCTCAATTTCTCGTGGGGGGTCCATCCGGTGCTGGTATCCCTTGCCGAGGCGGAATCCAGCCACCTGCGCCGCGCCCAGCAGTTTGTGATGGACAACCCTGCCATCACCGCCGGGCAGTGTGCCGTCATCACCGCCGGACAGCGCACGGGCGCCGCCGCAGAACCCCAGGGGACCAATCTGGTCAAGATATACTGGAAGTAACGACCTGCGCCGTCCCGGTGCGCCATTGCCATTCTCACGCAACGGGCGGTCCCTCCCTCTGGGGAGAGACCGCCCGTTTTCTGCCCGGCACACATGCCTGTCTGCCTGCTGTCCGTGCGACATCAGCAGCCGGCGTTTGCGCCGCGCCATTGCCGTCCATAAAAAAAGGCCGCCCGAAGCGGCCTTTCCTTACCCGGTGGGCAGGCGCTAGAGAAAATCAGGATCCGCCGCGGCCCGGCCTCCGGCCAGCATGATGCGCATGTAGTGCAGCGTATGCTCCTCCACCGGAATGATGGGGAAGCGATAGCCGCAGGCGTCGCAGGCAATGAGCTTGGCCTCGGTGGCCCCCACCACGGGCAGGGGCCGTCCGCACTGCGGACAGCGATAGAAAAAAAGGATCTCCATACCCTCGGGCGGCACGGGCTGCTGCGGACGATCGGAAGTCATCAGGCATTCTCCTCGCTCAGGGTCACCAGCGGCGTGCCGGTCATCTGCGGCGGAATATCCATGCCCCAGAGGCGCAGCAGAGTGGGCGCCACGTCGGCCAGCCTGCCGTCAGCCAGGGACAGGATGCGCCCGGGCTGCGGGTCCAGCAGGATGCAGGGCACGGGATTGGTGGTATGGGCCGTCTGGGGGCTGCCGTCAGGGGAAATCATGACTTCGCAGTTGCCATGATCCGCCAGCAGCAGCAGCCGGCCATGGCGAGCTTCCACAGCGGCCACCATGCGCCCCACGCATTCGTCCACCACCGTACAGGCCTCCACGGCAGCCGGAAGTTTGCCGGTATGCCCCACCATGTCGCCATTGGCCAGATTGCAGACCACCAGGTCATAGGTGCCCGTATTCCAGGCTTCCACGAATCGGTCCGTCACTTCGCGGGCACTCATGGCCGGCTTCTGGTCATAGGTTTCCACATCGCGGGGCGAATTGACCAGCAGTCTGTCTTCACCGGGAAAGGCCTCTTCCCGGCCGCCATTGAAGAAGTAAGTCACGTGGGCATATTTTTCGGTTTCGGCCAGGCGCAGCTGGCGCATGCCGGCCCGCGACACGGTTTCCCCCAGGCCCATCTGCACCATTTCCTTGGGAAAGGCCACGGGAAAGGTGAAATCGTCCTCATAGGGCGTCATGGACGCCACAGCGGACAGGGCAGGCACATGACCGCGCGGGAAGCCGTCAAAGTTTGCCTCCGTAAAGGCACGAACCAGCTCGCGCATGCGGTCTGCGCGGAAGTTGAAGAAAAAGATGCCATCCCCGTCTGTCACCTGGGCGTGCTCCACCCCGGCCATGCGCACGGGCTTGACAAATTCGTCGGAAATATCCGCCGTGTAGGATGCCTGCATAGCTGCCAGCGGATCATCCGCCACAGCGCCCTCTCCCTGCACCATGACCTTCCAGGCCTCGTGCACCCGCTCCCAGCGCTTGTCACGGTCCATGGCATAGAAGCGCCCTGCCAGGGTGGCTATCTGCACCTGCGGCCATGCCGCCGTGGCCTGCTGCAACTGCCGTATGTAGTGCTCACCGCTGCGGGGGGGCGTGTCGCGCCCGTCC harbors:
- the gpmI gene encoding 2,3-bisphosphoglycerate-independent phosphoglycerate mutase, which codes for MTPTLLLILDGWGLAPAGPGNAPSLASTPHLDALAARALCSRLAASGRDVGLPAGYMGNSEVGHLNIGAGRIVYQDMTRIDVALEDGSFRRNAVVQQLLHDLAGTGGVLHLAGLLSDGGVHSHIRHLEALCQMAAQAGVPVRIHCFMDGRDTPPRSGEHYIRQLQQATAAWPQVQIATLAGRFYAMDRDKRWERVHEAWKVMVQGEGAVADDPLAAMQASYTADISDEFVKPVRMAGVEHAQVTDGDGIFFFNFRADRMRELVRAFTEANFDGFPRGHVPALSAVASMTPYEDDFTFPVAFPKEMVQMGLGETVSRAGMRQLRLAETEKYAHVTYFFNGGREEAFPGEDRLLVNSPRDVETYDQKPAMSAREVTDRFVEAWNTGTYDLVVCNLANGDMVGHTGKLPAAVEACTVVDECVGRMVAAVEARHGRLLLLADHGNCEVMISPDGSPQTAHTTNPVPCILLDPQPGRILSLADGRLADVAPTLLRLWGMDIPPQMTGTPLVTLSEENA